In one window of Burkholderia sp. NRF60-BP8 DNA:
- the pgaA gene encoding poly-beta-1,6 N-acetyl-D-glucosamine export porin PgaA: MANNRRQQCTTVAPPNRRILLHAPLLCLLVASGSCLAAEGDAEPRSASEIAGSRGTPDALPPDLQPTGVATQAAQGSGAQPPYAPTPIARASDASMQSAQGSNPAMPTTVVVDPDAAQPSAAVQAPTSSNAAAAVEPASNAPMLLAQAFDTSPPDTSAPRERKSDAPQQLAQTATAAPPATPATPTLTAQASGTPMPNAPAPVTQPSGTAPPSSPQPTSQSPGAQLPGEPTQRSQGPDVEAPNAQAPNLRTADVATVRNDVFGLAASGGAVKALDEAKARPDAFSAVDIAQLEELSIRQQVRGGRDKSRSMTSSDRFDGIDSALRAADDLDKRIPATPEYTPVRTALAGDRVVALAARGDMKTAVATFETIPSNAEISIDALAAVGDAYLYLSEPAKANAVYARALKQATASPTDRATRGFQYGSRTRPIELQEGLFWSYVDQGRAAQAKQVLDDMEKSLPPAKQVTHVGPGESDYLRYYRLRAQYLIFTGHANEGIAALEQLEQQVPFNAEIRAAHADAVSGQAHPRQAISMYRASLTDHPDSVEMLAGLGRASLTADDYATAKTVDQTLGNTFPDSGAVRGFKRDYNAYRSPVFTTDLSFEHGNSALADNSFTSDSYVYSQPFGDNWRVFSHTFYGFAQTDGGRVSRTRTGIGGDYRHGPLTVLGEVTRSMGSDGRTGGRGTIAYALNDYWTVGAGLDTNDNSLPWKAYAAHIWGRSANVEVVYRQNDRREVKLSYGVSRYSDSNLHQEIAATATQRVYTSANQLVNVSLNLGTDSNTRRDAPYFSPGRDYAAAATVMHQLTLWKKGDTGLQQRLSVSGGAYNERGFGTSPLWSARLEHAWTFKHDITLSYGVEVSSHAYDGQRERSETGFLSLNLPF, from the coding sequence GTGGCCAACAATCGTCGACAACAATGCACCACCGTCGCTCCGCCGAATCGGCGGATCCTCCTGCATGCGCCGCTTCTGTGCCTGCTCGTCGCGTCCGGCTCGTGCCTTGCCGCCGAAGGCGACGCGGAGCCGCGCAGCGCGAGCGAAATCGCCGGATCCCGCGGCACGCCGGATGCGCTGCCGCCCGACCTGCAGCCGACGGGCGTGGCGACGCAGGCCGCGCAGGGTTCGGGCGCGCAGCCCCCTTACGCGCCGACGCCGATCGCTCGGGCCTCGGATGCGTCGATGCAGAGCGCGCAGGGATCGAACCCGGCGATGCCGACCACGGTCGTGGTGGACCCGGATGCCGCGCAACCGAGCGCCGCGGTGCAGGCGCCGACCTCGTCGAATGCCGCCGCAGCGGTCGAGCCTGCGTCGAACGCGCCGATGCTGCTGGCCCAGGCATTCGACACTTCGCCGCCCGATACGTCTGCGCCGCGCGAGCGAAAGTCGGATGCACCGCAGCAGCTCGCCCAGACCGCGACCGCTGCACCGCCGGCTACGCCCGCTACGCCGACGCTCACCGCTCAGGCATCCGGCACGCCGATGCCGAATGCGCCCGCGCCCGTGACCCAGCCGTCCGGTACCGCACCGCCGTCGTCCCCACAACCGACTTCACAGTCGCCCGGTGCGCAGCTCCCCGGCGAGCCGACCCAACGATCGCAGGGGCCCGACGTCGAAGCACCGAATGCACAAGCGCCGAATCTGCGCACGGCCGATGTCGCGACGGTGCGCAACGACGTGTTCGGCCTCGCGGCCAGCGGCGGCGCGGTCAAGGCGCTCGATGAAGCGAAGGCTCGCCCCGACGCCTTCTCCGCCGTCGACATCGCGCAACTGGAAGAACTGTCGATTCGCCAGCAGGTGCGCGGCGGACGCGACAAGTCGCGTTCGATGACGAGTTCGGACCGCTTCGACGGAATCGACAGCGCGCTGCGCGCGGCCGACGACCTCGACAAGCGGATACCGGCCACGCCGGAGTACACGCCGGTGCGCACCGCGCTCGCGGGCGACCGGGTAGTCGCCCTCGCGGCACGCGGCGACATGAAGACGGCCGTCGCGACGTTCGAGACGATTCCGTCCAACGCGGAAATCTCGATCGACGCGCTCGCGGCCGTCGGCGACGCCTATCTGTATCTGAGCGAGCCGGCCAAGGCGAACGCCGTGTATGCGCGCGCGCTGAAGCAGGCCACCGCATCGCCGACGGATCGCGCGACGCGCGGCTTCCAGTACGGCTCGCGTACGCGTCCGATCGAGTTGCAGGAAGGGCTGTTCTGGTCGTACGTCGACCAGGGCCGCGCGGCGCAAGCGAAGCAGGTGCTCGACGACATGGAGAAGTCGCTGCCGCCGGCCAAGCAAGTGACCCACGTCGGTCCGGGAGAAAGCGACTACCTGCGCTACTACCGGCTGCGTGCGCAATACCTGATCTTCACGGGTCACGCCAACGAAGGGATCGCCGCGCTCGAACAGCTCGAGCAACAGGTGCCGTTCAACGCGGAGATCCGCGCCGCGCACGCCGATGCGGTGTCCGGCCAGGCCCATCCGCGCCAGGCGATCTCGATGTATCGCGCGTCGCTGACCGATCACCCGGACAGCGTCGAGATGCTCGCGGGCCTCGGCCGCGCGTCGCTCACGGCGGACGACTACGCGACCGCGAAGACCGTCGACCAGACCCTGGGCAACACGTTCCCCGATAGCGGCGCCGTGCGCGGCTTCAAACGCGACTACAACGCATACCGCAGCCCGGTGTTCACGACCGACCTCAGTTTCGAGCACGGCAACAGCGCGCTGGCCGACAACAGCTTCACGTCGGACAGCTATGTGTATTCGCAACCGTTCGGCGACAACTGGCGCGTGTTTTCGCACACGTTCTACGGTTTCGCGCAGACCGACGGCGGCAGAGTCAGCCGCACGCGCACGGGCATCGGCGGCGACTACCGGCACGGCCCGCTCACGGTGCTGGGCGAAGTCACGCGCTCGATGGGCTCGGACGGCCGAACCGGCGGCCGCGGGACGATCGCGTATGCACTGAACGACTACTGGACGGTCGGCGCCGGGCTCGACACCAACGACAACTCGCTGCCGTGGAAAGCGTATGCCGCGCACATCTGGGGCCGCTCCGCGAACGTCGAGGTCGTGTATCGCCAGAACGACCGGCGCGAAGTCAAGCTGAGCTACGGCGTGAGCCGCTACAGCGATTCGAACCTGCACCAGGAAATCGCGGCGACCGCCACGCAGCGCGTGTACACGTCCGCGAACCAGCTCGTCAACGTCTCGCTGAATCTCGGTACCGACAGCAACACGCGCCGGGACGCGCCCTACTTCAGCCCCGGGCGCGACTACGCGGCCGCGGCGACCGTCATGCATCAACTGACGCTGTGGAAGAAGGGCGACACGGGGCTGCAACAGCGCCTGTCGGTGTCGGGCGGCGCGTACAACGAGCGCGGCTTCGGCACCAGCCCGCTGTGGAGCGCGCGTCTCGAGCATGCGTGGACGTTCAAGCACGACATCACGCTGAGCTACGGCGTCGAGGTCAGCAGCCACGCGTACGACGGCCAGCGCGAGCGCTCCGAAACCGGCTTCCTGTCGCTCAACCTGCCGTTCTAG
- a CDS encoding LysR substrate-binding domain-containing protein, whose protein sequence is MEAKWLEDFLSLADTKSFSRAARHRHLTQSAFSRRIAALETWMDAKLVDRSINPIALTPAGQMFRGLAADILRSMYAARNLVNGYDQFAASDQVVRFAVAHTLVFTLFPEWLKRLNGEVGHVTARVNAVNVPEGVQQLVEGECDLLLGYHHPQLPIVLDPNHFPFVSLGVERILPVSSPDAHGKPVFQLPGTPDAPLPLLAYSSGAFLGNIVEMLLLNATEPYVLHRCFETHMSEALKGMVVAGHGIGWLPESCVAKELADGTLVCAGTGDWITELEIRLYRSARKRGLAAEQLWAYIMNRPRTAIDGAIGAEEAAAPAMRSARRSASGSR, encoded by the coding sequence ATGGAAGCAAAGTGGCTGGAAGATTTCCTGAGCCTCGCGGATACCAAGAGTTTTTCACGGGCCGCGCGTCACCGGCACCTGACGCAGTCGGCGTTCAGCAGACGAATCGCCGCTCTCGAAACCTGGATGGACGCGAAGCTGGTGGACCGGAGCATCAATCCGATCGCGCTGACGCCCGCCGGCCAGATGTTCCGCGGACTCGCCGCGGACATCCTGCGCAGCATGTATGCGGCGCGCAATCTCGTGAACGGCTATGACCAGTTCGCGGCGAGCGACCAGGTCGTGCGCTTCGCCGTCGCGCATACGCTCGTGTTCACGCTGTTTCCCGAATGGCTCAAGCGGCTCAACGGCGAGGTCGGCCACGTGACCGCGCGCGTCAATGCGGTGAACGTGCCGGAAGGCGTGCAGCAACTGGTCGAAGGCGAATGCGACCTGCTGCTCGGCTATCACCATCCGCAGTTGCCGATCGTGCTCGACCCGAACCACTTCCCGTTCGTCAGTCTGGGCGTCGAGCGGATCCTGCCCGTGTCGTCGCCCGACGCGCACGGCAAGCCGGTATTCCAGCTGCCCGGCACGCCCGATGCGCCGCTGCCGCTGCTCGCGTATTCGTCGGGCGCCTTTCTCGGCAACATCGTCGAGATGCTGCTGTTGAATGCGACCGAGCCATATGTCCTGCACCGGTGTTTCGAAACGCACATGTCCGAAGCGCTGAAAGGCATGGTCGTGGCCGGGCACGGCATCGGCTGGCTGCCCGAGAGCTGCGTCGCGAAGGAGCTCGCTGACGGCACGCTCGTGTGCGCGGGCACCGGCGACTGGATCACCGAACTCGAAATCCGCCTGTATCGATCGGCGCGCAAGCGCGGGCTCGCGGCCGAGCAGCTGTGGGCCTACATCATGAACCGGCCGCGCACGGCGATCGACGGTGCGATCGGCGCCGAAGAGGCGGCCGCACCAGCGATGCGCAGCGCGCGGCGAAGCGCGAGCGGCAGTCGCTGA
- a CDS encoding circularly permuted type 2 ATP-grasp protein: MKPFDEMLQSGDMVRAPYARLKQWLDTQNPASLAQKAHDAEGVFRKTGITFAVYGDAEAAERLIPFDIVPRIISGAEWSRLSLGIEQRVMALNAFLDDIYHRQEIVRAGIVPKHLIAHNEAFIPEMIDFRPPGNVYTHIIGVDIVRTGENEFYVLEDNARTPSGVSYMLENRETMMQLFPELFQQVKVRPVETYPQMLRQSLAAVCPPGGNTDNPTVAVLTPGIHNSAYYEHSFLADQMGVHLVEGSDLQVIDGRVAMRTTEGFQPIDVLYRRVDDAFLDPLTFRPDSVLGVAGIMDVYRAGNITIANAPGTGIADDKAIYSYMPEIVEFYTGRKAMLENVPTWRCGEADSLKYVLEHLDELVVKEVHGSGGYGMLVGPCASKAELEAFSAKLRARPANYIAQPTLALSTTPILTDAGLAPRHVDLRPFVLVSDRIRITPGGLTRVALKEGSLVVNSSQGGGTKDTWVLAD; this comes from the coding sequence ATGAAGCCATTCGATGAAATGCTGCAATCCGGCGACATGGTAAGGGCGCCTTACGCGCGCCTGAAGCAATGGCTCGACACGCAGAATCCCGCGAGCCTCGCCCAGAAAGCCCACGATGCGGAAGGCGTGTTCCGCAAGACGGGCATCACGTTCGCTGTCTACGGCGACGCGGAGGCCGCCGAGCGGCTGATTCCGTTCGACATCGTCCCGCGCATCATCTCGGGGGCGGAATGGAGCCGGCTGTCGCTCGGCATCGAGCAACGCGTGATGGCGCTGAACGCGTTCCTCGACGACATTTACCACCGCCAGGAAATCGTGCGCGCGGGCATCGTGCCGAAGCACCTGATCGCGCACAACGAGGCGTTCATCCCCGAGATGATCGACTTCCGGCCGCCCGGCAACGTTTACACGCACATCATCGGCGTCGACATCGTGCGCACCGGCGAGAACGAGTTCTACGTGCTGGAAGACAACGCGCGCACGCCGTCCGGCGTGTCGTACATGCTGGAAAACCGCGAGACGATGATGCAGCTCTTCCCCGAGCTGTTCCAGCAGGTGAAGGTGCGCCCGGTCGAAACCTATCCGCAGATGCTGCGCCAGTCGCTCGCGGCCGTGTGCCCGCCGGGCGGCAACACCGACAATCCGACCGTCGCGGTGCTCACGCCCGGCATCCACAATTCCGCGTACTACGAACATTCGTTCCTCGCCGACCAGATGGGCGTGCACCTCGTCGAGGGCAGCGACCTGCAGGTGATCGACGGCCGCGTCGCGATGCGCACGACCGAAGGCTTCCAGCCGATCGACGTGCTGTACCGCCGCGTCGACGACGCGTTCCTCGATCCGCTCACGTTCCGCCCGGATTCGGTGCTCGGCGTGGCAGGCATCATGGACGTGTACCGCGCGGGCAACATCACGATCGCGAATGCGCCCGGCACCGGCATCGCCGACGACAAGGCGATCTACTCGTACATGCCGGAGATCGTCGAGTTCTACACGGGCCGCAAGGCGATGCTGGAGAACGTGCCGACCTGGCGCTGCGGCGAGGCCGACAGCCTCAAGTACGTGCTCGAGCATCTCGACGAACTGGTCGTGAAGGAGGTGCACGGCTCGGGCGGCTACGGGATGCTCGTCGGGCCGTGCGCATCGAAGGCCGAACTCGAGGCATTCTCCGCGAAGCTGCGCGCACGTCCCGCGAACTACATCGCGCAACCGACGCTCGCGCTGTCCACGACGCCGATCCTGACCGACGCCGGCCTCGCGCCGCGCCACGTCGACCTGCGTCCGTTCGTGCTGGTGTCGGACCGCATCCGCATCACGCCGGGCGGGCTTACGCGCGTCGCGCTGAAGGAAGGATCGCTCGTCGTCAACTCGAGCCAGGGCGGCGGCACCAAGGACACCTGGGTGCTGGCCGACTGA
- a CDS encoding alpha-E domain-containing protein: protein MLLGRTASGLYWMYRYIERAENIARIVDAGLRMALTRTADAPAEWSSVLVSSGADDGYRQKYDAYAADTVTDYLLRDRDNPSSVLSCIEAARSNARMVRTALTREAWESVNGAWLALRRALAQPVPESELPAVLDQVKRETALILGSFYSTMLRNEIFDFAQIGAFVERADNTARIIDVKYHLLLPSVSHVGTILDNYQWETILRCVAAHRSYRWVYDVQYKPLNIADYLILNGRMPRSLRYCYGRVVSSLNLLAKDYGVTHPCHDTATKILQMLSDTSVERIFKSGLHEFLTDFIGRNNSLGLEIAQAYNFD from the coding sequence ATGCTTCTGGGACGTACTGCAAGCGGTCTCTACTGGATGTACCGCTATATCGAGCGCGCGGAGAACATCGCGCGCATCGTCGATGCCGGGCTGCGGATGGCGCTTACGCGCACGGCCGACGCGCCGGCCGAATGGTCGTCGGTGCTCGTCAGCTCGGGCGCGGACGACGGCTATCGGCAGAAATACGACGCGTATGCGGCCGATACCGTGACCGACTATCTGCTGCGCGACCGCGACAATCCGTCGAGCGTGCTGTCGTGCATCGAGGCCGCGCGCTCGAACGCGCGGATGGTGCGCACGGCGCTGACGCGCGAGGCGTGGGAAAGCGTGAACGGCGCGTGGCTCGCGCTGCGCCGCGCGCTGGCGCAGCCGGTGCCGGAAAGCGAGCTGCCGGCCGTGCTCGACCAGGTGAAGCGCGAAACCGCGCTGATCCTCGGCAGCTTCTACAGCACGATGCTGCGCAACGAGATCTTCGATTTCGCGCAGATCGGCGCATTCGTCGAACGCGCGGACAACACCGCGCGGATCATCGACGTGAAATACCACCTGCTGCTGCCGTCGGTATCGCACGTCGGCACGATCCTCGACAACTACCAATGGGAGACGATCCTGCGCTGCGTGGCTGCACACCGTTCGTATCGCTGGGTGTACGACGTACAGTACAAGCCGCTCAACATCGCCGACTACCTGATTCTGAACGGCCGCATGCCGCGTTCGCTGCGTTATTGCTACGGGCGCGTCGTGTCGAGCCTGAACCTGCTCGCGAAGGATTACGGCGTGACACACCCGTGTCACGACACGGCCACGAAGATTCTGCAAATGCTGTCCGATACCTCGGTCGAGCGGATCTTCAAGAGCGGCCTGCACGAATTCCTGACCGACTTCATCGGCCGCAACAACAGCCTCGGGCTCGAAATCGCCCAGGCTTACAACTTCGACTGA
- a CDS encoding transglutaminase family protein, with protein sequence MRLAIRHISRYQFDDQATHALQRLRLRPQSGPGQTVRAWQVTIDGVEPTLSYADGLGNRIDLVRHDRGAKAEIVVVAAGVVETQDRAGILGNPEGYAPPWIFERETALTKAGDTVRALTDALPIEPRGLDALHWLMTEVHGRIAYAPNLAGDAAVDAETALQSGEGTSRDHAHAFIAAARVLKIPARYISGYVLADSAMQRIADAKQHAGDVEDEEALALQSADGMQQALGASHAVQSQSQGQSQAALGTQPQAAALMQQPAGHAWAEAYVEGLGWVGFDPFMNRCPDERYVRIAVGLDHRDAQPVTGLGATAVGVEISVVQTPELV encoded by the coding sequence ATGCGACTCGCCATCCGACACATTTCGCGTTACCAGTTCGACGATCAGGCCACCCATGCACTGCAACGGTTGCGGCTGCGCCCGCAGTCGGGCCCCGGGCAAACGGTGCGCGCGTGGCAGGTCACGATCGACGGCGTCGAGCCGACGCTGTCTTACGCCGACGGGCTCGGCAACCGGATCGACCTCGTGCGCCACGATCGCGGCGCGAAGGCCGAGATCGTCGTCGTGGCGGCCGGCGTCGTCGAGACGCAGGACCGCGCGGGCATACTCGGGAATCCAGAAGGCTATGCGCCGCCGTGGATCTTCGAGCGCGAGACCGCACTCACGAAGGCGGGCGACACCGTGCGCGCGCTGACCGACGCGTTGCCGATCGAGCCGCGAGGCCTCGACGCATTGCACTGGCTGATGACGGAAGTGCACGGCCGCATCGCGTACGCGCCGAACCTGGCCGGCGATGCCGCCGTCGATGCGGAAACCGCGCTGCAAAGCGGCGAGGGCACGAGCCGCGACCATGCACACGCGTTCATCGCGGCCGCACGTGTGCTGAAGATTCCCGCACGCTATATCTCGGGCTACGTGCTGGCCGACAGCGCGATGCAGCGCATCGCCGATGCGAAACAGCATGCGGGCGACGTCGAGGACGAGGAAGCGCTGGCGCTGCAGAGCGCCGACGGCATGCAGCAGGCGCTCGGCGCGTCGCATGCCGTTCAGTCGCAATCGCAGGGGCAGTCGCAGGCGGCGCTCGGCACGCAGCCGCAAGCCGCGGCGCTGATGCAGCAGCCGGCCGGCCACGCGTGGGCCGAGGCCTATGTCGAAGGGCTCGGCTGGGTCGGCTTCGACCCGTTCATGAACCGTTGCCCGGACGAACGCTACGTGCGCATCGCGGTCGGCCTCGACCATCGCGACGCGCAGCCGGTGACGGGGCTCGGCGCGACGGCCGTCGGCGTCGAGATCAGCGTCGTGCAGACGCCGGAACTCGTCTGA
- a CDS encoding transglutaminase family protein has product MSIHVALHHTTRYRYDRLVNLGPQVVRLRPAPHCRTPILAYSMTVEPAQHFINWQQDPFSNYLARLVFPERTEHFEITIDLVAEMSVYNPFDFFLEASAEQYPFSYDDALKTELAPYLACDPQTSAAPLFRAYLDGVDRTPAGTVNFLVALNQRLQRDIGYLVRMEPGVQTPAQTLELASGSCRDSAWLLVQLCRHLGIAARFVSGYLIQLTPDVKSLDGPSGTSVDFTDLHAWCEVYLPGAGWIGFDPTSGLLAGEGHIPLACTPQPTSAAPVEGLIDECEVSFEHEMSVTRVYESPRVTKPYTESQWDAVLALGTQVDGALAAGDVRLTQGGEPTFVSIDDRDGAEWNTDALGPTKRGYATELVQRLRAEYGDGGFLHFGQGKWYPGEQLPRWALSIFWRADGQPVWHDPSLFADEREPSAYTTDDAKRFIDALAARLNLTGEFIRPGYEDVWYYLWRERRLPVNVDPFDARLDDELERARLRKVFEQQLDSVVGYVLPIKRMDDSSGGDRPGLDGPRWQTGPWFFRDERMYLVPGDSPMGYRLPLDSLPWTARADYPYLVERDPFAPRDALPDAAAIRARYAGPADAPRYLAGLHREASAPTVMQWRADGAAGSERPGAVDPHRRPERFESAAWITRTALCVEVRNGILYLFMPPLAALEDYLDLLGAIESTAHALGVKLVLEGYPPPRDARLKLLQVTPDPGVIEVNIHPAASFDELVDQTEFLYDAAWQSRLCSEKFMVDGRHVGTGGGNHFVLGGATPADSPFLRRPDLLASLIAYWHNHPSLSYLFSGLFIGPTSQAPRVDEARNDQLYELDIAFAEIQRNKLLFGQDMPPWLVDRVLRNLLIDVTGNTHRSEFCIDKLYSPDSSTGRLGLLELRAFEMPPHARMSIVQQLLLRALVARFWTAPYTTPLTRWGTALHDRFMLPAFLKMDFDDVLAELRDAGFAFDSAWFAPHFEFRFPLFGQIAVNGMQLSLRGALEPWHVMGEEGAIGGTVRYVDSSVERLEVRVTGLNDNRHVVTVNGRALPLQPTGTVGEYVAGVRYKAWSPPSALHPTIGVHAPLTFDVVDTWLQRSLGGCRYHVAHPGGRNYATFPVNAYEAESRRLARFVEIGHTPGRMDVAAAAPSREFPFTLDLRRP; this is encoded by the coding sequence ATGTCCATCCACGTCGCGCTGCATCACACCACCCGCTATCGCTACGACCGGCTCGTCAACCTCGGCCCGCAGGTCGTGCGGCTGCGGCCCGCGCCGCATTGCCGGACGCCGATCCTCGCGTATTCGATGACGGTCGAGCCCGCGCAGCACTTCATCAACTGGCAGCAGGATCCGTTTTCGAACTATCTCGCGCGGCTCGTGTTTCCCGAGCGCACCGAGCACTTCGAGATCACGATCGATCTCGTCGCCGAGATGTCGGTGTACAACCCGTTCGACTTCTTCCTCGAAGCGAGCGCGGAGCAATATCCGTTCAGCTATGACGACGCGCTGAAGACCGAGCTCGCGCCGTATCTCGCATGCGATCCGCAGACGAGCGCCGCGCCGCTGTTTCGCGCGTATCTCGACGGCGTGGACCGCACGCCGGCCGGCACCGTGAACTTCCTCGTCGCGCTGAACCAGCGGCTTCAGCGCGACATCGGCTATCTCGTGCGGATGGAGCCGGGCGTGCAGACGCCCGCGCAGACGCTCGAACTCGCGTCCGGCTCGTGCCGCGACAGCGCGTGGCTGCTCGTGCAGCTGTGCCGCCATCTCGGCATCGCCGCGCGCTTCGTCTCGGGTTACCTGATTCAGCTCACCCCCGACGTGAAATCGCTCGACGGCCCGAGCGGCACGTCGGTCGATTTCACCGACCTGCACGCGTGGTGCGAGGTCTACCTGCCGGGCGCCGGCTGGATCGGCTTCGATCCGACGTCGGGCCTGCTCGCCGGCGAAGGGCATATTCCGCTCGCGTGCACGCCGCAGCCGACGAGCGCCGCGCCGGTGGAAGGGCTGATCGACGAGTGCGAAGTGTCGTTCGAGCACGAGATGAGCGTGACGCGCGTGTACGAGTCGCCGCGCGTGACGAAGCCGTATACGGAGTCGCAGTGGGATGCCGTGCTGGCGCTCGGCACGCAGGTCGACGGCGCGCTGGCCGCCGGCGACGTGCGGCTCACGCAGGGCGGCGAGCCGACCTTCGTGTCGATCGACGATCGCGACGGTGCCGAGTGGAACACCGATGCGCTCGGTCCGACCAAGCGCGGCTACGCGACCGAACTCGTGCAGCGGCTGCGCGCCGAATACGGCGACGGCGGTTTTCTGCATTTCGGGCAGGGCAAGTGGTACCCGGGCGAGCAACTGCCGCGCTGGGCGCTGTCGATCTTCTGGCGCGCGGACGGCCAGCCCGTGTGGCACGATCCGTCGCTGTTCGCCGACGAGCGCGAGCCGTCCGCGTATACCACCGACGACGCGAAGCGTTTCATCGACGCGCTCGCCGCGCGGCTGAACCTGACCGGCGAATTCATCCGGCCCGGCTACGAGGACGTCTGGTACTACCTGTGGCGCGAGCGTCGGTTGCCCGTCAACGTCGATCCGTTCGACGCGCGCCTCGACGACGAGCTCGAACGTGCGCGGCTGCGCAAGGTGTTCGAGCAGCAGCTCGACAGTGTGGTCGGCTACGTGCTGCCGATCAAGCGCATGGACGATTCGTCGGGCGGCGATCGGCCGGGCCTCGACGGGCCGCGCTGGCAGACGGGCCCGTGGTTTTTCCGCGACGAGCGGATGTATCTGGTGCCCGGCGATTCGCCGATGGGCTATCGGCTGCCGCTCGATTCGCTGCCGTGGACGGCCCGCGCCGACTATCCGTACCTCGTCGAACGCGATCCGTTCGCGCCGCGCGATGCATTGCCGGACGCGGCCGCCATTCGCGCCCGCTACGCGGGCCCGGCCGACGCGCCGCGCTATCTGGCCGGCTTGCATCGCGAAGCGTCCGCGCCGACCGTGATGCAGTGGCGTGCCGACGGCGCGGCCGGGAGCGAGCGGCCGGGCGCCGTCGACCCGCATCGTCGGCCCGAGCGCTTCGAATCGGCCGCGTGGATCACGCGCACCGCGCTGTGCGTCGAAGTGCGCAACGGCATCCTGTACCTGTTCATGCCGCCGCTCGCCGCGCTCGAGGATTATCTCGACCTGCTCGGCGCGATCGAGTCGACCGCGCACGCACTCGGCGTGAAGCTCGTGCTCGAAGGCTATCCGCCGCCGCGCGACGCGCGACTGAAGCTGCTGCAGGTGACGCCCGATCCCGGCGTGATCGAGGTGAACATCCATCCGGCCGCGAGCTTCGACGAACTCGTCGACCAGACCGAATTCCTGTACGACGCTGCGTGGCAATCGCGGCTGTGCAGCGAGAAATTCATGGTCGACGGGCGGCACGTCGGCACCGGCGGCGGCAACCACTTCGTGCTCGGCGGCGCGACGCCGGCCGACAGCCCGTTCCTGCGCCGCCCGGACCTGCTCGCGAGCCTGATCGCGTACTGGCACAACCATCCGTCGCTGTCGTACCTGTTCTCGGGGCTGTTCATCGGGCCGACGAGCCAGGCGCCGCGTGTCGACGAGGCGCGCAACGACCAGCTCTACGAGCTCGACATCGCGTTCGCGGAGATCCAGCGCAACAAGCTGCTGTTCGGACAGGACATGCCGCCGTGGCTCGTCGACCGCGTGCTGCGCAACCTGCTGATCGACGTGACCGGCAACACGCACCGCAGCGAGTTCTGCATCGACAAGCTGTATTCGCCCGATTCGTCGACCGGCCGGCTCGGCCTGCTCGAACTGCGCGCGTTCGAGATGCCGCCGCATGCGCGGATGAGCATCGTGCAGCAACTGCTGCTGCGCGCGCTGGTCGCGCGCTTCTGGACCGCGCCGTACACGACGCCCCTCACGCGCTGGGGCACCGCGCTGCACGATCGCTTCATGCTGCCCGCGTTCCTGAAGATGGATTTCGACGACGTGCTCGCCGAATTGCGCGACGCCGGTTTCGCGTTCGATTCCGCGTGGTTCGCGCCGCATTTCGAATTCCGTTTTCCGTTGTTCGGGCAGATCGCGGTGAACGGGATGCAGCTGTCGCTGCGCGGTGCGCTGGAACCGTGGCACGTGATGGGCGAGGAGGGCGCAATCGGCGGCACGGTGCGCTACGTCGATTCGTCGGTCGAACGGCTCGAAGTGCGCGTGACGGGGCTGAACGACAACCGGCACGTCGTGACCGTCAACGGCCGCGCGCTGCCGCTGCAGCCGACCGGCACCGTCGGCGAATACGTCGCGGGCGTGCGCTACAAGGCGTGGTCGCCGCCGTCGGCGCTGCATCCGACCATCGGCGTGCATGCGCCGCTCACGTTCGACGTCGTCGATACGTGGCTGCAACGCTCGCTCGGCGGCTGCCGATATCACGTCGCGCATCCGGGCGGGCGCAATTACGCGACGTTCCCCGTCAATGCGTACGAAGCCGAAAGCCGCCGGCTCGCGCGCTTCGTCGAGATCGGGCACACGCCGGGGCGGATGGATGTCGCGGCCGCCGCGCCGAGCCGTGAATTCCCGTTCACGCTCGACTTGCGGCGGCCGTGA